A stretch of DNA from Candidatus Cloacimonadota bacterium:
TTTCTTCTTCATTTTTCCCCCAGTGATTATGAATCTTTGAATAAAAGTAAACAGTCACCGAGTTCTTTTACATAATTAACATTCGCTAAATCAGGTATATCAGTCAAATCAACTGGGCTTGCATGTCCAGGAGAAGTTTGAATTAAATAAAATCCATTTTCATCTTTTCCTAATGGAGAACAATGATATCCATCCTCTACTTTATATGCAGCACTTACTAATGCTTTTTTTTCATCTAAAACTTTTGACATTTCAATTACATGTGCATTATTTTTAAGAGTACGGTATTTTATATTAACTACTGAATTTGAATAATATCGTAAATGATAATCTCTCATATGCTCATTATTTATGTTATATCTACAATTTTGTAAAAAAATACTTTCAGCTTCTGGCAGATTAGAAGCGGTAAATGATGAGTTAGTTTCATCATTAACAAATTTTATCATTATTTCATGAGGTTGTTTGCCATATAAATAACTCATAATCAAGCAATAACTAAATAAAATACAAGATCCTTGTGTTTGTTTTAACTTGAATTGATCAATATCTCTTGAAACCATAAATATCTCCTTTTAAACCACCCTAAACAACAAAGCCATCTCACCGAGTATCCTGAAGGTCTCCAGTTCGTATTCTTCTAAGACGATAACATCATATTCCTGGTTCAACGGTCTTAGAAGAACTCGCTTTTTCTCTTCATCAAGCTGTAGTTTCTTGAGTGTGATACCATCCGGTGTCTGACAGGCACATATTTTACCATTTAAGTTATGAATATCCGCTGATTCATGGATAACCACAATATCACCATCGGAAATTCTGGGTGACATACTATTTCCCATTACCCTAAGTGCGCAATAAGTTTTTTCCTGATCAGATAAATAGGCTCTGGGTATCTCAATATACTTCATAGGATCAGCATCGTGATTCTTAACAGGTTCTCCGGCAGCAATCTCTCCATAGATAGGGAAGGTGACGATTCGATTCTCAAAAGGATTGAGTCTGTAATTAAATACAGATCCGTTTCCTGATAACTCTTCCAGATTCTTCTTTTTGCCATCCTGATTTAACTTTCCATCAGCACCCGGAATGAACATTTCGCCCTTTCCGGTGATCAACCAATTAAGATTCAAGCCATACATTTCATTAATGCGAGCCATAGCAGGTGATGACGGTTTACTTGGCTTGGTTCGATTTACCCAATCGGAAACATTGCTCTGTGTTACTTCAATCGCCCTCGCAAACTCGGATTTCTTTATTCCAAGCACATTTATGAAGGCTACGAGCCTGTCTTTCATATCCATTTGATCTCCTTTTTAACTCCCTGTGGAGCTAAATTTCGCTATTGCAAGGAACTGCGAGTGTTGGCAGTTTTTCCTTGACTACATCGCATAGCTATAATTTCATAGCTTCGCATAAGACATAAGTTGCAACATTGCGAAGTATGTCAATAAAAAAAACAGGAGGTTCCGGTGAGATCACCTTACAAACCAGAAGAAATGAAAGCGGCAATGGCGCTTAAACGCTTTACTATAATAGCGTTAGCAAAAGAAATGAGTATTTCCCGAAGGACTCTCGATTATTTTCTAAATGGTGAAATGGGAATGAGTCGAGGAGAAGAATTGTTACAAAAATTGCAGCCTGAATTGGCTGAAATAGGCAAATTAACAAAGAAAATTAAGAGACGCAAGCTTCAACATTGCGAAGAGAGATGATTATGGAGTGCAGAGAACTAACTATCGAAGGGATACAATCAAGCTTTTCGGTCAGCCAATCCTCTGCTTATAGAATGACTAAGAGTGAAGGATGGGATTTTATAGCAAAGCCGCTTCCCAGAGGTGGTCGCAAAAAGTATTACCTCGTACCGGAGAAGCTGATACCGGAAAAGAAAACTAAACCTAAGAAAAAATCACTTCCTGAAGTTGTTAAAGCAGAAGTAGTGAAATATGACCCGACTATACCTGATTTGATTCCTGCTATTAAAATACCGGAGCATGAACTGTATCGAGCTCAATTAAAAGGTGCTCTATGCGATAAATTATTAGAAGCTATCGAAAGTACAGTAAGTAAAAGTAAAGCCATTGATGATATTGCCGAAGCTTATAATTCAGGTTACCTGTTACCTGAGTTATTAGCATTGGAAGGCAAACGCACAACTCGCACCTTTAGAATGTGGCTTAACACTTATGAAGAGAGTGAGAGAAATTTTAAAGTACTGACCAGATTATCCAGAGCATCCAATGGTATGAAGGCTACCGATCAGGAGCAAAACTTCCTGTTGGGTCTTCTTCTGGATGCCAATAAAATTAAAATCGGTTCTGCAATCAGAAAGCTGAAGCAGTTACATAGATTAAAGGTGATCGATTCACCAACCAGCTCAAGAGCATTACGCAGATGGGTAGAAACTTGGCGAGATGCTCATCTGCAGCAGTGGAACCTTCTGCGTAGAGGTAAGAAATATTCCAAAGACCACTATGTAATGAGTCTTCTGCGAGAAGAATGCTTAGAGGTTGGCGATGTCTGGGTAGCTGATGGTCATAAACTGGCATTTGATATTATCGATCCTGTCTCCGGAAAACCAAAACGTATGATGCTTATATTATTCTTTGATTGGGCATCACGTTATCCTGTGGGAGCTTCGATTGCCAATACAGAAGATTCAGAGCACATACTATTAGCTCTCCGAAATGGCATCATTCACTGGGGTGGCAGACCTAAGTTTGTTTATCTGGATAATGGGAAAGCCTTCCGAGCTAACCTGTTTCATGAGAAATGGGAAAACCATGATCTGGAGAAAGAGCTATGTGGCATCTTCCCAAGATTGGATATCGAAGTTGAATTTGCTAAAGCCTATAATGCCAGAGCTAAAGTAGTAGAGAGATTTTTCAGAACCTTCCAGGAAGATTTTGAGAGATACATGGCAACCTTCAGAGGTGCAAACATTGCCGATAAACCAGCTTTTCATATGCGTAATGAAGATTGGATACGATCACTGAGAAAACGGGAACCACTAACACTGGATCAGGCAAAGCAGCTCATGGCAGTTTACTTTCAGGAATTTTATGGCAGAACTCCACATGGCGGTCTGGCTGGTGTTGCGCCACTGGATGTATTTCAGAAAAATCCAGCACCGGAAGATCGCAGAATTGAACTATCTGAGCTTAACTTCATGATGCTTAAAGTAGAGCAGCGAACAGTAAAGGCAAACGGAGTCCAGCTTGCCAATATCCTCTTCTATCATGATTACCTGATGAGCTATGTCGGCAAGAAGGTTTACCTGCGTTATGATCTGATGGATATGAGATCTATTCTGGTATATGATGAGGATGAAAAACTGATCTGTCAGGCAATGGCTCGTAAATCCACTCATCCCTTTGTTAAGCTGGCAAAGGATAAACCGATGGCTCGCAAGACTTGGAAAAAACAACTGCAACACCAACGTAAACTGGAAAAAACACTGCAAGAAAGCTCTGCTGAGATACGCAAGCAGGTGGAAGATGCTACTTCCGAATTCATGCTGCCTCATATTGAAATGACCAAATCGATTTTTAATGATTCCGGACTGCTGATTCATAAACCAACCACCAATCCCAACTCGGAGCTGGATCAAATGGCAGAGAGGACAGCCAGCAATCTGATGAACGCAAAACCAATCACCAAAACCTCTGAAGAAGAGGGATTGGAGAACTTAGATAAAATGTTAAAGAAAATAGGAATAGAATAGGAGATCATTATGCGAGAATATTCACTTGCCCGTACCAGTAATGTTAGAAAAGCAGAAGAGTTATTTACCTATCTGCAGAAACGACCCAAAACAGAAATGGTTGGTCTGGGTCTGATCTACGGACCTCCCGGTCTTGGTAAAAGCAGATTTGCCAGACAGACAGCCATTCAAAACGATTACATCTACTTCCGGCTGGAAGCTACTATGACAGCTAAAGCCTTTGCTATTAAACTACTGGAGAGGATTCATCAGCATTTTGGGATGCAGTCCTTAAAGGTGAGAGGAACCGGCAGCGAGATTTTTTCCAGAGTTACCGACATTTTAGAGAATTACAATGATATCGTGATTGTAATTGATGAGATTGATTATGCTTTCAGATCTCAGAAGATATTGGGAAGTATTCGGGATATCGTTGATGAAACACTGACTACCATCGTTCTGGTAGGTATGACCGATGCTAAAAGCAAACTCTTAGCTCTGGATAGCCACTATTTTGATCGCTGCAATTTCTTCTGCGAATTCAAACCCATGACTAAAGATGATATCAAACTTCTTTGTGATGAGATCTGCGATGTTAAACTTACCGATCCGCTGGTGCAGCATTTATCAAAGAAAACCAAAGGTAATATCAGGAAACTGGTTAAATCCTTATACTCCATTGAGGATATAGCCAAGCAGAGAAACCTGACCACCATATCGCCTGAACACATGACAATGAGGAACTAAGATGAGATTATCCCAAACCAAGAAAGTAAAAAACTTTATAGATTTCTACGGCAAACCCTTCACCATTGATAATGTAACCGGAGAGACAGGTCTTACGCATATCCAGGCTCGCAAAGTTGTAGCCAAGCTGATGCATCTGGGTATGGTCAAAATTATCGCTACCGAAGGCAAACGCAGAATATATCTGAAGAATAAAGACTATGTTGAGAAAAATCCCATGAACAATTATGGTTATGAGATTGATTTTATTAAAGAGTTATCACGTCTTATCAAAACAGGTAACTATCACAGCCAGAGACAATTGGAAATGAAAATCGATGCAGAGAGAGGGAAGATATCACGCTATCTGGTAGCAATGGCATCTATTGGTATGATTACTATCGAAAACGATTATTACAAATTTAAAGCGGAGAAGGATTACCTGCTGGTCGGCAGCAAGGTAGATAAAGACATATTATTAAAATTCCGAGAAAAAAACAGAGCAGAAAGAGAGGTGAACATGGCAAGAAAGGAAAAGGTTTTAAAAGACGCATCAGGTCGAGAGTATCCTGCAAAGATTCTCGATCCTCAAATTGTAAAGCGGGATACACTGGTTAGTAGGGTAATGAGCAGAGCAGAACGTCTGCATGATAAAATAACCTATGAGAAACAGAAGTTAGCTGCTGATATCGACAAATATCTGCAGAAGACAG
This window harbors:
- a CDS encoding helix-turn-helix domain-containing protein; translated protein: MDMKDRLVAFINVLGIKKSEFARAIEVTQSNVSDWVNRTKPSKPSSPAMARINEMYGLNLNWLITGKGEMFIPGADGKLNQDGKKKNLEELSGNGSVFNYRLNPFENRIVTFPIYGEIAAGEPVKNHDADPMKYIEIPRAYLSDQEKTYCALRVMGNSMSPRISDGDIVVIHESADIHNLNGKICACQTPDGITLKKLQLDEEKKRVLLRPLNQEYDVIVLEEYELETFRILGEMALLFRVV
- a CDS encoding Mu transposase C-terminal domain-containing protein, translated to MTKSEGWDFIAKPLPRGGRKKYYLVPEKLIPEKKTKPKKKSLPEVVKAEVVKYDPTIPDLIPAIKIPEHELYRAQLKGALCDKLLEAIESTVSKSKAIDDIAEAYNSGYLLPELLALEGKRTTRTFRMWLNTYEESERNFKVLTRLSRASNGMKATDQEQNFLLGLLLDANKIKIGSAIRKLKQLHRLKVIDSPTSSRALRRWVETWRDAHLQQWNLLRRGKKYSKDHYVMSLLREECLEVGDVWVADGHKLAFDIIDPVSGKPKRMMLILFFDWASRYPVGASIANTEDSEHILLALRNGIIHWGGRPKFVYLDNGKAFRANLFHEKWENHDLEKELCGIFPRLDIEVEFAKAYNARAKVVERFFRTFQEDFERYMATFRGANIADKPAFHMRNEDWIRSLRKREPLTLDQAKQLMAVYFQEFYGRTPHGGLAGVAPLDVFQKNPAPEDRRIELSELNFMMLKVEQRTVKANGVQLANILFYHDYLMSYVGKKVYLRYDLMDMRSILVYDEDEKLICQAMARKSTHPFVKLAKDKPMARKTWKKQLQHQRKLEKTLQESSAEIRKQVEDATSEFMLPHIEMTKSIFNDSGLLIHKPTTNPNSELDQMAERTASNLMNAKPITKTSEEEGLENLDKMLKKIGIE
- a CDS encoding ATP-binding protein; translated protein: MREYSLARTSNVRKAEELFTYLQKRPKTEMVGLGLIYGPPGLGKSRFARQTAIQNDYIYFRLEATMTAKAFAIKLLERIHQHFGMQSLKVRGTGSEIFSRVTDILENYNDIVIVIDEIDYAFRSQKILGSIRDIVDETLTTIVLVGMTDAKSKLLALDSHYFDRCNFFCEFKPMTKDDIKLLCDEICDVKLTDPLVQHLSKKTKGNIRKLVKSLYSIEDIAKQRNLTTISPEHMTMRN